The genomic window aaattatttctttaatgcTTTGTCGGGAAAATACTGTTTCATTTTGATCAAAACACTTACATGCAGTAGTGAGAGGTAACAGTGACCTTAAAGGACCGCCCCTTAAAACAGGTCGTTTTAAACAGAGGGTCAGAatgagggttaaaaaaaaatcatttttccaCATATTTATGTGTTTTTTGTGCAAAACACAATGGCACTGGCAGATAATCAATGTTGTAGTGGATCAGTGTAAACCCCTATCTATGCAGGACATTATATGGTCTAAATGGGATCATCATCCAGGAAGTCGTTCGCAAAGCGAAGCATCTGTTGTAGAGCAGAGAGAAGCAGGACGTCACAGTTGAGCTCCAGCTCCAGCTCCTGACTGTAGTTCTTCACCGGTAACACACAAGACACCGGCACACCCAACCGAGAGCTCACCTCCTCAACCTGCACAGACAAAACAACACCTCACTCACTCTGAGTCCTGTAGAAACAGACCATGTGATCATGTGACCACGCCTCACCTTTGACTTGATGTAGGAGCTGGCATAAGTGTCTCGAAGGTCATTCTGCACATGAGGACATGCTTCATCTACTTTTGTCATCAAGGCGATCTGGGGTATGCctgaacattttttaacaaactttCAGCCCATCATGGAAAATGCATTTGTCGAGAGTTATGCAAAATGGTCTAAAAATGTTGTTAGTTAGCTTACCCAGTGAGTTTATTTGACTACGTATAGAATTAAGTTTTTCTTCTAGTTTGTTGGACATGAGGGAGATTTTGGTGGCGTCTATCACGTACACCACACAGTGGATCTTCTCCTGTAGAGATGCAGGTTTGAACATCTTTTGCTCATCAGGTTTAAACGGTGCTGTGGGGTTGAACTGAATCAAGAAAATTTAACAGGAAGTATATTAAAGGACAAGTTCAATCTGAATCCTCAATTCATActttaattcatttaattcatACTTTATAGCGGTCTGGTACGTGACCTTGAAGAATGCTGCTGATGTCCTCAATATTCAGTCCTGCTCCTGATTGCTCCTCGAGTCCCATGGTGTCACACAACACAAATGGCAACGGCTTTCTCTCACAACCATCTTTCACTGGATATGTGCGAAACTACCAACCAAGAAGAGAATCACATCAAGACCTGAGGTTATCAAGAGATGTTCTTCAAACAAACTAACTGTTAAATCCATACCTGTGTGGTGAGACTAGTGCCTGCAAATCCTGACATGGCTTTGCTGGTCACGTGACCCATGAAGATGGAGTTGATGGAGTTGAAGAAACTGGATTTTCCAGCACCTACAGGACCGATCATCAGGATTCTGACCTGACTCACAGACCCCATCAGGGGTTTATAATTCCTGATCATCTCAATCAGCTCTTCCTTTCGTCTACAAAACAGATTCAACAAAACACAATTTAATTATTGAAAATTCTATACGAAATCagccaaaataaaataacactgaaacGGAAACATACTTTTCTGTCGAAACAATATTCCTCCATGGCTTCTCTTTTACACTAACCTGAAGGACTGGAAAAGTTTGAAGAAATATTATTGTCGGACATATGTTGAGCTAAGGTTAATAACAGaaacaatgtaaaataaacagaacaaaagaaacagaaaaaagaGACTGGACTCAAATTCAATAtgatacacattttttttctgatgatTGACTTACTCTGTTTGACTTTGTACACCTCACATTCAGTCAGTTCATTGTTGTCACCATACAACTTTGCAGAATTAAAATTGAATGAAACAGCATCATAAGCAAAAATTTCTTGCACAACTGGTTGATTTTTATAGCAAAAGTACAACTGTTCACCAAAGTTGGGCATTCCAGCATCATCATTGCGTGCATAACGCCCACTCTTAACTCTAATGCACAGAGGGGTTCCATGTTGAATGCTGAACAGGAAAGCCTCTTTATCTTTAATTTGCTGCCCGCTTTGAGCATAATCAACACTAGTGTATCCACCAAAGACATAGCCTGAATGGTTGTAGGCTACAAGTAAGGTGGGACCCTGATTGTCACATCGCTCATGGAAGGCAGAAGCTTGATATCCATGGACTGAAGCTTTGTAGAGAAGAGTCAGCTCAGCATTCCCCAGCAAGGCACAGAGCTGCTTTCTTTTCTCTTCTGTTAAATCTGATGCAATGGGAGCCATTCTTtcccaaacctttttttttttttttttttttgcattaagacaaaacaattattattattgttattattattatttttttaattatattttatttaattaaagttTGTCAGTTTATCTTTAGGAATCCATATCCACATTTCAAGAACTTACCAGATATTAACTTGACCTCTCTCTGCTTTCTCTGTAGCTGGGTGGTAAAGACAAGGGGAAAAAATACAAAACTTATAGACATAACTGACAGAAATGGAACTGGCACAAACCGTGAATGGAAACGGTGACCAGaacaacaaatgtaataataatattaaaggaCAGACTTCTGTTAAATCACTGTGATTAAATTATAATTAGTTAAACGTTAAAGACTAGTTTCAGATCAGAGAAACGCCTTTCACTATAGAAACAGACTGCGTTTACCATTAAGATAAAATTGTGTTCATGTGGAATAATAACATAGAATATGTAATACCTTTATGA from Garra rufa chromosome 7, GarRuf1.0, whole genome shotgun sequence includes these protein-coding regions:
- the LOC141338760 gene encoding interferon-induced protein 44-like, yielding MAPIASDLTEEKRKQLCALLGNAELTLLYKASVHGYQASAFHERCDNQGPTLLVAYNHSGYVFGGYTSVDYAQSGQQIKDKEAFLFSIQHGTPLCIRVKSGRYARNDDAGMPNFGEQLYFCYKNQPVVQEIFAYDAVSFNFNSAKLYGDNNELTECEVYKVKQILQVSVKEKPWRNIVSTEKRKEELIEMIRNYKPLMGSVSQVRILMIGPVGAGKSSFFNSINSIFMGHVTSKAMSGFAGTSLTTQFRTYPVKDGCERKPLPFVLCDTMGLEEQSGAGLNIEDISSILQGHVPDRYKFNPTAPFKPDEQKMFKPASLQEKIHCVVYVIDATKISLMSNKLEEKLNSIRSQINSLGIPQIALMTKVDEACPHVQNDLRDTYASSYIKSKVEEVSSRLGVPVSCVLPVKNYSQELELELNCDVLLLSALQQMLRFANDFLDDDPI